The DNA sequence GCCATCATCCCTTTTGATTTGCGCGATGGTGAAAGTGCTATAAGCCAGGTTTCTTACCTTGCATACCGGCAAGGTGTTAGCCAGGACATCAATTACGGCATCGACCTTGCTTCCCTCTTTCAGCATTGTCGCCGCCATTCTTGTGGTCAGGGAAGACAGGATATTGGCCTTAACGCCACTGCCCAACCCGTCGGAAACAATGATGATTGTAGAGCCATTGGTACGGGTAATAGACAAGCTGTCGCCGCACAGCTCCTCGCCTGCCTTGCACAATTGGCCGGCCGCAGTTTCAATATACAGTGGGTTTTTGAGGCTTAATGCCATTGGCCTCACTCTTCCTTCATGACGTCAATCAATTTTTGCAAGAGCACTTTGGTCTCCGCTGTAGTTTCACCAAGCAGTCCGGCTATCTCCTGAGCTACCTTCATTTGCTTGGTTATTACCTGCTGCGCCCTGTCGATAGTCGTCCTTTTCACCTGTTGCGCCTTTTTACGCCTGGTCTCTTCTTCGGTAATATCGTCAATGATGCAAATAATTAAATCATGATCATGCAAATAAAACACTGTCTGTCGGGTCAGGATTTGGAACCTGGGACAGGGAACAACAGCCTTTACTGCCGATTTTGTATTCAGTACTTCTATCAGGTGACTTTTGTCGAACAGGTTCTCGATATCCTCGCCGGCTATCTGTGATCCGAACATCGCCAAAGCGGCGGCATTGGCCTCTAACACCCGCAATTTATTGTTGACAACCAAGACCCCGCTGGACAGGGCCCCCAGTACCAGGTTGGAAAAGGATTCCGCTTTCTTGCGCATAAAAGGGATGCACATGTCCAGTTCCGCCCGGCCTTGATATACGGCCAAGGCCTTATCCCGGCAAGAATTATACCCACAGGCGCCACAGTTTAGCTCATCCGCTGGCTGGTGTTTGCCGGTACGAGCCAAAATTTCCCTCAGGACCGACTCTTCCGGAAAAATCTCCTGAATTTGGCAATTTTTATAGGATCTGTGCAAATCTATCTCAAGTAAGGTTTTGGCCGGCCCTTCCCCCGCTTCTGAGCCAGGGCCATCCTTTCTGGCCAAATAGTAATGCAACAGGCGGTTGCGCCGGGAAAAAAGGTCATCCTCCCCAACTACCTTGGGGCCGTTGATGCACCCTCCCCGGCAGGCCATCATCTCCACCACCTGCACACCAGGATAGCCCCCGTTGCCTATCCGGCTAAGAAACTCCAGGCACTCCTCCACTCCTGACACCACTATGGTATCCCCCGCCAGCATATCAGTTGTAAGGCCCGCAGTTGCCAGGAAGCCCCCCTCCAAGGGGAAAAGCTGGGATATTGAGGGCTTTGGCCCATCAAAATCTGATTCGGCCACATCCGCCAAGTTAAGGCCTTCTTCCTGCCACCAATCCCACAGTTCTTTAAAGGTTACGACGGCTTTGATTTCTTCTATCTCATCGCCTTCAGCCTTTTTGGCAATGCAGGGACCGATGAAGACCACCTCCATGGCTGGATACATCTTTTTGATCAGCCGGGCATGGGCCGCCATGGGCGAAACTACA is a window from the Syntrophomonadaceae bacterium genome containing:
- a CDS encoding PAS domain-containing protein is translated as MLHAHVISERCILDGRCVLVCPQKAKRARQDLACVKELLQSGVPVAASIAPSFAAAIPAFSPGKFLGFLRKLGFAKLLPTATGAALVADCLKALPRSSNLPMITSSCPVVVSMVEKYHPQAIPYLQPVVSPMAAHARLIKKMYPAMEVVFIGPCIAKKAEGDEIEEIKAVVTFKELWDWWQEEGLNLADVAESDFDGPKPSISQLFPLEGGFLATAGLTTDMLAGDTIVVSGVEECLEFLSRIGNGGYPGVQVVEMMACRGGCINGPKVVGEDDLFSRRNRLLHYYLARKDGPGSEAGEGPAKTLLEIDLHRSYKNCQIQEIFPEESVLREILARTGKHQPADELNCGACGYNSCRDKALAVYQGRAELDMCIPFMRKKAESFSNLVLGALSSGVLVVNNKLRVLEANAAALAMFGSQIAGEDIENLFDKSHLIEVLNTKSAVKAVVPCPRFQILTRQTVFYLHDHDLIICIIDDITEEETRRKKAQQVKRTTIDRAQQVITKQMKVAQEIAGLLGETTAETKVLLQKLIDVMKEE